A region from the Aquimarina sp. ERC-38 genome encodes:
- a CDS encoding AAA family ATPase translates to MIHLIVGNTGSGKTTYALKLKEETKGIIFSIDKWNKTLFLDDKKITDGLEWFLERIERSEEIIMDLIVQLEQSGADAILDLGFSKFEHREKFRKFAKVNGYTFKMHFLDISKETRLQRVLKRNTEKGETFEFEVSKNNFDFMENWFEKPTEKEMKGGMIIGE, encoded by the coding sequence ATGATACATTTAATCGTTGGAAATACGGGTTCCGGAAAAACTACGTATGCACTTAAGTTAAAGGAAGAAACAAAAGGTATTATTTTTTCGATTGATAAGTGGAACAAAACTTTGTTTCTAGACGATAAAAAAATAACGGACGGACTAGAATGGTTTCTAGAAAGAATCGAAAGATCCGAAGAGATAATTATGGATTTAATCGTGCAGTTAGAACAATCAGGTGCAGATGCTATCTTGGATTTGGGGTTTTCAAAATTTGAGCATCGCGAAAAATTTAGAAAGTTTGCGAAGGTAAATGGATATACATTTAAAATGCATTTTTTAGATATTTCAAAAGAAACCCGGTTGCAAAGAGTTTTAAAAAGGAATACAGAGAAAGGAGAAACTTTTGAATTTGAAGTAAGTAAAAATAATTTTGACTTTATGGAAAACTGGTTCGAAAAACCTACTGAAAAGGAAATGAAAGGAGGAATGATTATTGGGGAATAA
- a CDS encoding helix-turn-helix domain-containing protein has translation MIYPIKNNETIVPSLKNICILLSGSITIERDKVNTSVPSKSYFFFDTPFDIIAASPYIEGFVIQLDPGFLNIFTDLEDLVKKVNTSFDFKKIKNTDKKKNQIQFILNSESNPRLKESYLHILWSELLNDYISSQKEQSTIAQFSELIEQNIEQNYCAGTYAEMMGIPLKALIKEVKKSENKTPCNFITEKVIEKAKYKLLHTDGTSQMIAYQLGFEDPYYFIKYFKKNTTLTPTQFRTQFRDAV, from the coding sequence ATGATTTATCCAATAAAAAATAATGAAACCATTGTACCCAGTCTAAAAAATATTTGTATTCTGCTAAGCGGAAGTATAACAATTGAAAGAGATAAAGTGAATACCTCTGTTCCTTCAAAAAGCTATTTCTTTTTCGACACGCCTTTTGACATTATCGCAGCATCTCCCTATATCGAGGGTTTTGTGATCCAACTTGATCCTGGCTTTTTAAACATCTTTACAGACCTGGAAGATTTGGTAAAGAAAGTAAATACTTCTTTTGACTTTAAAAAAATTAAAAATACAGATAAGAAAAAAAACCAAATTCAATTTATCTTAAACTCAGAAAGTAATCCTCGTTTAAAGGAGAGTTATTTACATATCTTATGGAGTGAATTACTTAATGATTATATCAGTAGTCAAAAAGAACAATCTACTATAGCACAATTTTCAGAACTTATAGAACAGAACATAGAACAAAATTATTGTGCAGGGACTTATGCCGAAATGATGGGGATTCCGCTGAAAGCGCTTATCAAAGAGGTCAAAAAAAGTGAGAACAAAACGCCCTGTAATTTTATAACCGAAAAAGTTATTGAAAAAGCAAAATATAAATTGCTCCATACAGATGGAACGAGTCAAATGATTGCTTATCAACTAGGTTTTGAAGACCCCTACTATTTTATCAAATACTTTAAAAAGAATACAACCTTAACCCCCACACAATTCCGAACACAATTTAGAGACGCTGTCTAG
- a CDS encoding peroxiredoxin-like family protein, translating to MNLSQTLAAKKAATAQNLPAEKLAIMEKSTNSLKEAKLSSNAIQTGETLPAFKLPDATENEVSLDHFSNDYLVISFYRGGWCPYCNMELKALQNILPELKKLNTDLIAISPETPDHSLTTSEKNELSFSVLSDIDNKYAKKLGLVFQMPEDLRALYHSFNLNVDAHNGNKDYELPMPATFIVNKKREVIYSFVPEDYTERLDPEVILEVIKKQSIPA from the coding sequence ATGAATTTATCTCAAACACTTGCTGCTAAAAAAGCTGCCACCGCTCAAAACCTTCCTGCCGAAAAACTGGCTATTATGGAAAAAAGTACCAATAGTTTAAAAGAAGCCAAATTAAGCTCAAATGCTATACAAACGGGAGAAACCTTACCTGCTTTTAAGTTACCGGATGCAACCGAAAATGAAGTTTCGCTTGATCATTTTTCTAATGATTACCTGGTAATTTCTTTTTATCGAGGAGGCTGGTGTCCTTATTGCAATATGGAGTTAAAAGCACTTCAGAATATACTTCCGGAATTAAAAAAATTGAATACGGATTTAATTGCGATTTCTCCTGAAACACCGGACCATTCCTTAACCACTTCAGAAAAAAATGAATTATCCTTTAGCGTATTGAGTGATATTGATAATAAGTATGCCAAAAAACTCGGACTGGTTTTTCAAATGCCTGAAGATTTAAGAGCGCTATATCATTCCTTTAACCTTAACGTAGATGCTCATAATGGTAATAAAGATTATGAACTGCCTATGCCTGCAACCTTTATTGTTAATAAAAAACGAGAAGTTATCTATAGTTTTGTACCAGAAGATTATACAGAAAGATTAGATCCTGAAGTGATCCTTGAAGTAATTAAAAAACAATCCATACCAGCTTAA
- a CDS encoding YbhB/YbcL family Raf kinase inhibitor-like protein has product MKHLILFLSVIFTTINANSQTFTLKSTDISGQLTNKQVFSGFGCEGENISPQLSWENAPEDTKSFAITVYDPKAPTGSGWWHWVAFNIPAGTKELKANAGNPSLSLAPAGTIQSTTDFGAKGFGGACPPEGNGDHPYIFTVYALSTDSIDLSADTPAAQVNYFIGANTISKASLIAYYKR; this is encoded by the coding sequence ATGAAACATTTAATTTTATTCCTCTCCGTAATTTTTACTACTATCAACGCAAATAGCCAAACCTTTACCCTGAAAAGTACGGATATTAGCGGACAACTTACAAACAAACAGGTTTTTTCAGGATTTGGTTGCGAAGGCGAAAATATTTCTCCCCAATTATCCTGGGAAAATGCTCCGGAAGACACTAAAAGCTTTGCTATCACTGTATATGACCCCAAAGCACCTACCGGAAGCGGATGGTGGCATTGGGTAGCCTTTAATATTCCAGCTGGTACTAAGGAATTAAAAGCCAATGCAGGAAATCCCAGCCTTAGTTTAGCACCCGCAGGAACGATTCAAAGTACCACGGATTTTGGTGCCAAAGGATTCGGAGGTGCTTGTCCTCCGGAAGGAAACGGAGATCATCCTTATATTTTTACAGTGTATGCTTTAAGTACTGATAGTATAGATCTTTCAGCAGATACTCCTGCGGCTCAAGTAAACTATTTTATTGGTGCAAATACGATTAGTAAAGCATCTTTAATTGCATATTATAAAAGATAA
- a CDS encoding L-dopachrome tautomerase-related protein: MKKLITLLLIAPILFSCTTLTKNKKEVNDKPVGTLEVVAEMDINPGNVAVSKEGRVFSSIHPIRSKKLQLIEITGKNAYTPFPNLQIQSTAETKSNDKLDAPLGIIFDNIDRLWVIDAGLNIGKIRLFAYDIHTNKELFRFDIPQELAPKTSFVQDVAVDEKNGFAYLADFGNPGIIVVDINNNTFRKITDLSSMQAEDIDMVIDNKVQYFMGKPARIGINPITLSADRETLYYGAMNGTKWYQLPTQDIRDGKDDSEVTKLISVVNKKPICDGVATDDQGNHYFTNIQNSSIDVLSTDGTLKTLKKDELLDWPDNVRIHEDWLYIAVNQLHKSPAFTGDKDVSETPFRILKIKYR, translated from the coding sequence ATGAAAAAGTTAATTACCTTATTACTTATAGCACCTATTCTTTTTTCCTGTACTACTTTAACCAAAAATAAAAAGGAAGTAAATGATAAACCCGTAGGTACCCTTGAAGTGGTAGCAGAAATGGATATCAATCCAGGTAATGTAGCCGTTTCAAAAGAAGGTAGGGTTTTTAGTAGTATTCATCCTATACGATCTAAAAAATTACAATTAATTGAAATCACCGGTAAAAATGCGTATACTCCTTTTCCTAATTTACAAATTCAATCTACCGCTGAAACTAAATCTAACGATAAATTAGATGCCCCTTTAGGTATCATATTTGACAATATTGATCGGCTTTGGGTAATCGATGCAGGTCTGAATATTGGAAAAATCCGATTATTTGCTTACGATATTCATACAAATAAAGAACTATTTCGTTTTGATATTCCTCAAGAATTAGCTCCTAAAACAAGTTTTGTACAAGATGTAGCTGTAGACGAAAAAAATGGCTTTGCCTATCTAGCTGATTTTGGTAATCCTGGAATTATTGTAGTTGATATTAATAACAATACCTTTAGAAAAATTACAGACCTATCTAGTATGCAAGCCGAAGATATTGATATGGTTATCGATAATAAAGTGCAATACTTTATGGGGAAACCAGCTAGAATAGGTATCAATCCGATAACCTTATCTGCCGATAGAGAAACGCTGTATTATGGAGCGATGAATGGCACCAAATGGTATCAATTACCCACACAAGACATTCGGGATGGAAAAGATGATAGCGAAGTAACTAAACTTATTTCTGTAGTAAACAAAAAACCAATTTGTGACGGTGTCGCCACTGATGATCAGGGCAATCATTATTTTACCAATATTCAAAACAGTAGTATTGATGTCCTTTCTACTGATGGCACTCTTAAAACATTAAAGAAAGATGAACTATTAGATTGGCCCGATAATGTTCGTATACATGAGGATTGGCTTTACATAGCTGTCAATCAATTACATAAATCCCCTGCCTTTACCGGAGATAAAGATGTATCTGAGACTCCATTCCGAATATTAAAGATTAAATATAGGTAG
- a CDS encoding DUF6434 domain-containing protein yields MNSRPKLTTEISIKDFKDYYWYKEELVAFCRSENLDKKGGKIELTQRIVKFLQTGERTSTKRRNSRTSRFDWNTERLTNETKITDNYKNTENVRIFFKNQIGNHFKFNVPFMNWMKTSQGRTLGDAILQWQLIMEEKRTNKTEKQIAPQFEYNTYIRDFLKDNPGRSLQDAIHYWNLKKSKPGDNNYTKADLI; encoded by the coding sequence ATGAATAGCAGACCAAAATTAACTACCGAAATTTCAATCAAAGATTTTAAGGACTATTACTGGTATAAAGAAGAACTGGTAGCTTTTTGTCGTTCCGAAAATTTAGACAAAAAAGGTGGTAAAATTGAATTGACACAACGAATTGTAAAATTTTTACAAACCGGAGAACGAACATCAACTAAAAGAAGGAATTCAAGAACATCAAGATTTGACTGGAATACAGAGAGGCTTACCAATGAAACTAAAATCACAGATAATTATAAAAATACGGAGAATGTAAGAATATTTTTCAAGAATCAGATAGGTAATCATTTTAAGTTTAATGTACCATTTATGAATTGGATGAAAACCTCGCAAGGACGTACTCTGGGGGATGCTATTTTGCAATGGCAGTTGATAATGGAAGAAAAACGTACTAATAAAACAGAAAAACAAATTGCCCCACAGTTTGAATACAATACCTATATCCGGGATTTTTTAAAGGACAATCCTGGTAGATCATTACAGGATGCTATTCATTACTGGAACCTTAAGAAATCTAAACCCGGAGACAATAATTATACAAAAGCTGATTTGATTTGA